The genome window GACCAAGCGCGGGGCCATCGGCCTCACCTACATCTATGGCATCGGCCGCAGCAGGGCGCTGGAGATCCTCCAGGCAGCTGGTGTGGACCCCGACACCAAGGTGGACGACTGGACCGATGATGAGCAAGCGCGCATCCGTCAGCACATCAATGAGCAGGTGAAGGTGGAGGGCGCCCTTCGCAGCGAGGTCCAGCTCAGTATCAAGCGCCTGGTCGATATCGGCGCATGGAGGGGCCAGCGCCACCGCAGCGGCCTGCCCGTTCGCGGCCAGCGCACCCGCACCAACAGCCGCACCCGCAAGGGCAAGCGCAAGACCGTGGCCAACAAGAAGAAAGCGACCAAGTAGGGGGCATCATGATGCGCCCTCTCTTGGGCGCGCGTGAACCACCCCGACCAATCGAAACGACAATGGCAAAGCAGCAAGAAGGCAAAGGCGGCGCCGCCGCTGGCAAGAAGAAGAAGAAGAAAGTGGTCGTGGAGGCCTTTGGGCAAGCCCACATCCAAGCCACCTTCAACAACCTGATCATCAGCCTCACCAACAACAAGGGCGAGGTGATCAGCTGGTCCTCTTCAGGCAAGCAGGGCTTCCGCGGGAGCAAGAAGAATACCCCGTACGCGGGCCAAGTGAGCGCCGAAGAGGCCGCACGCGAGGCCTTCGAATTGGGCCTGCGCAAAGTGAAGGTGTTCGTGAAGGGGCCTGGCGGCGGACGCGAGAGCGCCATCCGCGCGCTGCACAACAACGGCGTGGAGGTCACCGAGATCGTCGACATCACCCCCATGCCCCATAACGGCTGCCGTCCACCTAAGAAGCGCCGCGTATAAAACCAATCAACCTGTAGGGGCGCGATGGACGCGCGCTCCGTTGTTGGTGCGGGAAAACCAAGGCCGCACCCAAATCGAAGATCAATGGCACGTTACACAGGACCCAAGACCCGCATCGCCCGCAAATTCGGCGAAGCCATCCTCGGCCCCACGAAATGGATGGAGCGCAAGCCCCATGCACCCGGCCAGCACGGCCTTACCAAGCGCCGCGGCAAGCAGAGTGAATACTCCACGCAGCTGAAGGAGAAGCAGAAGGCCAAGTACACCTATGGCATCCTCGAGCGCCAGTTCGAGAAGATGTTCCACACCGCGGCCAGCAAGAAGGGCATCACCGGTGAGGTATTGCTTCAGCTCTGCGAGGCGCGCCTCGATAACACCGTGTTCCGCTTGGGCATCGCCCCCACGCGCCGTGCCGCTCGCCAGCTAGTGAGCCACGGACATATCACCGTTGATGGTGGTGTGGTTACGATTCCGAGTTATTCGCTTCGCCCTGGCCAAAACGTGGCCGTGCGCGAGAAGAGCCGTGCGCTGGAAGCCATCACCAATAGCGTCTCGGTGAACAGCCGTCGCTTCGACTGGCTCGAATGGAACCCCAACAGCCTGAGCGGCAAGATGATCACCATGCCCGAGCGCGCGCAGATACCGGAGAACATCCGCGAGCAGCTCATCGTGGAATTGTACTCGAAGTAAGCGTGAGCCATCAGCGGTTGCCCGTTGTCAGGGAGCCGGTGATGCGTATGGACAAGCACTGACAACGGACAACGGACAACAGACAACAACAAGCAAACCCACATGCCCATCCTCGAATTCCAGCGCCCCGACAAGGTCACGATGATCGAATCCGACGAGAAGCGCGGCATCTTCGAGTTCCGCCCGCTCGAGCCCGGCTACGGCATCACCATCGGCAACTCGCTGCGTCGCATCCTGCTTTCCAGCCTTGAAGGCTATGCCATCACCAGCGTGCGCGTTGAAGGCGTTGACCATGAGTTCAGCACCATCAAGGGCGTGATCGAGGACATGACCGAGATCGTGCTCAACCTCAAGCAGGTGCGCTTCCGACGCCAGCTCGAGGACAGCAGCAGCGAGCGCGTGAGCATCACCATCAGCGGAAAGGACAGCTTCACTGCAGGCGATATCGGCCGCAGCACCACCGGCTTCCAGGTGCTCAACCCCGACCTGGTGATCTGCCACATGGAGCCGAACGTGAAATTGCACATCGATTTGGTCGTCGGCAAGGGCCGAGGCTACGTGCCCGCCGATGAGAACAAGGTGAACGCCCCCATCGGCACCATCTTCATCGACTCCATCTTCACGCCGATCAAGAACGTGAAGTACACCGTGGAGAATACCCGCGTGGAGGAGAAGACCGATTACGAGAAGCTCACCATCGAGGTGGTCACCGACGGCAGCATCAGCCCGAAGAACGCCTTGCAGGAGGCTGCCAAGATCCTCATCCACCACTTCATGCTCTTCAGCGACGAGCGCATCAGCCTCGATATGGAAGAGCGCGTGCAGGAAGAGAACTTCGACGAGGACAGCCTGCACATGCGCCAGCTCCTGAAGACCAAATTGGTGGACATGGACCTGAGCGTGCGCGCGCTGAACTGCCTCAAGGCGGCCGACATCGAGACCCTCGGCGACCTGGTGAGCTACAACAAGAACGACCTCTTGAAGTTCCGGAACTTCGGGAAGAAGAGCCTCACCGAGCTCGAGGATCTGGTGGAGAACAAGGGCCTGAGCTTCGGGATGAACCTCGGCAAATACAAGCTGGATAAAGAGTGATGTAAGTCGGCGTGAGGGGAGCCCTCGCACCATTGCAATCATGAAAAACCAACCCACAACCGAGATAGACGATGAGACACGGAAACAAGAACAACGCGCTCGGCCGCAAGAAGGCCCACCGCGACGCGCTGCTGAGCAACCTCGCTATCTCGCTCATCGAGCACAAGCGCATCGAGACCACCTTGGCCAAGGCCCGTGCCCTGCGCCGCTACGTGGAGCCGATCATCACCCGCAGCAAGGACGATAGCACCAGCAGCCGCCGCATGGTCTTCGCCGATCTTCAGAACAAATCGGCCACCGCCATTCTCTTCCGCGACGTAGCCCCCAAAGTGGCGCAACGCCCCGGTGGCTACACCCGCATCATCAAGCTTGGCAACCGCTTGGGCGATGCCGCGGAAATGGCCATGATCGAGCTGGTGGACTTCAACACGCTTTATGTGAAGGAGAAGGCCGGTGCTGACGCCAAGAAGACCCGTCGCAGCCGTCGCAGCCCCGCTGCCAAGAAGGCCGAAGGGGAAGCGAAGCCGGAAGCTGGCGCCGACGAGGCGAAAGCTGAATAAGTCCGAAACAAGGCTTGACCGAAGAGGCGCTCTCAGGGGCGCCTCTTCGCG of Flavobacteriales bacterium contains these proteins:
- the rplQ gene encoding 50S ribosomal protein L17, which gives rise to MRHGNKNNALGRKKAHRDALLSNLAISLIEHKRIETTLAKARALRRYVEPIITRSKDDSTSSRRMVFADLQNKSATAILFRDVAPKVAQRPGGYTRIIKLGNRLGDAAEMAMIELVDFNTLYVKEKAGADAKKTRRSRRSPAAKKAEGEAKPEAGADEAKAE
- the rpsM gene encoding 30S ribosomal protein S13, giving the protein MARIAGIDLPKTKRGAIGLTYIYGIGRSRALEILQAAGVDPDTKVDDWTDDEQARIRQHINEQVKVEGALRSEVQLSIKRLVDIGAWRGQRHRSGLPVRGQRTRTNSRTRKGKRKTVANKKKATK
- a CDS encoding DNA-directed RNA polymerase subunit alpha, yielding MPILEFQRPDKVTMIESDEKRGIFEFRPLEPGYGITIGNSLRRILLSSLEGYAITSVRVEGVDHEFSTIKGVIEDMTEIVLNLKQVRFRRQLEDSSSERVSITISGKDSFTAGDIGRSTTGFQVLNPDLVICHMEPNVKLHIDLVVGKGRGYVPADENKVNAPIGTIFIDSIFTPIKNVKYTVENTRVEEKTDYEKLTIEVVTDGSISPKNALQEAAKILIHHFMLFSDERISLDMEERVQEENFDEDSLHMRQLLKTKLVDMDLSVRALNCLKAADIETLGDLVSYNKNDLLKFRNFGKKSLTELEDLVENKGLSFGMNLGKYKLDKE
- the rpsK gene encoding 30S ribosomal protein S11, with amino-acid sequence MAKQQEGKGGAAAGKKKKKKVVVEAFGQAHIQATFNNLIISLTNNKGEVISWSSSGKQGFRGSKKNTPYAGQVSAEEAAREAFELGLRKVKVFVKGPGGGRESAIRALHNNGVEVTEIVDITPMPHNGCRPPKKRRV
- the rpsD gene encoding 30S ribosomal protein S4, which gives rise to MARYTGPKTRIARKFGEAILGPTKWMERKPHAPGQHGLTKRRGKQSEYSTQLKEKQKAKYTYGILERQFEKMFHTAASKKGITGEVLLQLCEARLDNTVFRLGIAPTRRAARQLVSHGHITVDGGVVTIPSYSLRPGQNVAVREKSRALEAITNSVSVNSRRFDWLEWNPNSLSGKMITMPERAQIPENIREQLIVELYSK